DNA sequence from the Nitrospirota bacterium genome:
TGCAGCGATCGCGGTCGGAAGCGACCCGTCCGTCATCTATGCATCGAGCGCGCCGCTCCCCGAGTCGATCGACGAGATGCTGTTTGCGGGTTTTCTGCGGAGGGAGCCGGTCCAGATGGTGAAGTGCATTACTTCGGATATCGAGGTGCCGGCCAACAGCGAGCTGGTGATCGAGGGATATCTCGAGCCGGGGGAGATGCGTATCGAAGGGCCTTTCGGAGACCATACGGGCTTCTATTCGGCGGCGGATTACTACCCGGTCTTCCATGTCACCTGCATCACCCACCGCAAGGACCTCGTTTATCCTGCAACGATCGTCGGCAAGCCGCCCATGGAGGACTGCTACATGGGCAAGGCGACGGAGCGCATCTTCCTTCCCTTAATGAAGCTCGACTTCCCCGAGATCAAGGACATCAACCTGCCTATGGAGGGCGTCTTTCACAACTGCGCCCTCATCTCGATCAAGAAGAGCTACCCCGGACAGGGAAAGAAGATCATCCACGGGCTCTGGGGCAAGGGGCAGATGATGTTCGCCAAGCTGCTCGTCATCGTCGACGACGACGTGGATGTCCAGAACCTCTCCTATACGGCATGGCGCGTCCTGAACAATACGGACTGGCGGCGGGATGTCGTCATCGCCGAAGGGCCGCTCGACGATCTCGACCACGCCGCCAACTTCCCGCGCTACGGCTCGAAGATGGGCATAGACGCCACACGGAAGACGAGGGAGGAAGGCATGATGCGCGACTGGCCGCCCGAGATCTTCATGTCCGATGACATCAAGCAGCTCGTCGATCGCCGGTGGAAGGAGTACGGGTTTTAGCGCTTGAGCTCACCGGGAACGGCTGGCAAGCCGCGATCCCCTGAAGCGCAAGGTTATGGCGACATTTCATCTGCGGGTAATATCTGCTTTCCATGGCGAATGGTGAGAGCAGAAACCTGTTTTTTTTCGATACGGTAAATTATTCGATAATTGCCGTAAATCAATTCTCTGAAATTCTGATTACTGATTTCCGGCACTACGCGACCGCTCTCAGGAAATGACTTCAGCCGCTCAACTTTGGCAAAAACCGCATTCACCCAATTTTCTGCTGCCGCCGTATCGTCCTGGGCAATATACACGGCTATTTCAGCAGCTCGCTCTATTGCGAGAGGGGACCAAATTATTCTCACTTTCTCACTCGCTTCAACACAGCCGCCTTTGCATCCTTGTTTTCTACTCTCGCACCACCTTCCAACTGGCTGATTGAAGCTTGTATGTCCTGAAGGAGCTCTATCTTCTCCTGCATGGCTTCATATTCCCGCACATCGAGCAAAACGGCTACGCCTTTGCCATGCTGTGTGATGATCAGAGGTCTTTTGGTGTCATGAACCTTTTTAAGAAAGGAAGCAATCCCTGTTCTGACCTCCGACATCGACCTGATATCCTCATCAATTTTTAATCGCGGCATAGGGCACCTCACATACTCATATTTAGTACATTATAGCGTACTAAATAATGTCCTAGCAAGTATATTCATTTATGGCAGAACGCCTGAGCTCATGGGGAGGCGAGGCAGTTTCCCGCCGATTCCATAAAGTGAAATGTTAAGTATCCAACTAAGTTTTAGTTCCACGGAGAGAACGTAGTTTGACACTTTCCAC
Encoded proteins:
- a CDS encoding type II toxin-antitoxin system RelE/ParE family toxin, with translation MRIIWSPLAIERAAEIAVYIAQDDTAAAENWVNAVFAKVERLKSFPESGRVVPEISNQNFRELIYGNYRIIYRIEKKQVSALTIRHGKQILPADEMSP
- a CDS encoding menaquinone biosynthesis decarboxylase; this encodes MAYKDLRDFLSALDKRGLLHRVPVEVDPLLEIAEITDRMCKSQGGGKALFFEKVKGSSYPVVTNIFGSFERMSLSLEVNELDDVARRIEELLHQAPPKSLIEKLALLPKLFEFSKYLPRTVKSAPCQEVVERDNPDLGKFPILKCWPGDGQPTDEGRFITFPMVFTRDPETGRQNCGMYRIHVYDKVTTGMHWHIHKDGARHYDKYKALDRRMPAAIAVGSDPSVIYASSAPLPESIDEMLFAGFLRREPVQMVKCITSDIEVPANSELVIEGYLEPGEMRIEGPFGDHTGFYSAADYYPVFHVTCITHRKDLVYPATIVGKPPMEDCYMGKATERIFLPLMKLDFPEIKDINLPMEGVFHNCALISIKKSYPGQGKKIIHGLWGKGQMMFAKLLVIVDDDVDVQNLSYTAWRVLNNTDWRRDVVIAEGPLDDLDHAANFPRYGSKMGIDATRKTREEGMMRDWPPEIFMSDDIKQLVDRRWKEYGF
- a CDS encoding type II toxin-antitoxin system Phd/YefM family antitoxin; this translates as MPRLKIDEDIRSMSEVRTGIASFLKKVHDTKRPLIITQHGKGVAVLLDVREYEAMQEKIELLQDIQASISQLEGGARVENKDAKAAVLKRVRK